A portion of the Flavobacterium magnum genome contains these proteins:
- a CDS encoding YceI family protein has protein sequence MSTTKWVIDPTHSEIGFKVKHMMFTNVSGKFDKFDAAIETEGDHFENAKVHFTGQTDSINTGNADRDNHLRSADFFNAEQFPEMKFESNSFTKITEGDYELHGNLTLHGETKPVRLAVEFGGLMKDPWGNTKAGLSITGKLNRKDWGLTWNAALETGGVLVSEEVKLAIELQFIKQ, from the coding sequence GAAATCGGATTTAAAGTGAAACACATGATGTTTACGAACGTTTCCGGAAAATTCGACAAATTCGACGCCGCTATCGAAACCGAAGGCGATCATTTTGAAAATGCCAAAGTCCATTTTACCGGCCAGACGGATTCCATCAACACCGGAAATGCAGACCGTGACAACCATTTGCGCAGTGCCGACTTCTTCAACGCCGAACAATTCCCGGAAATGAAGTTTGAATCAAATTCATTTACGAAAATTACCGAAGGCGACTACGAACTGCACGGCAACCTGACACTGCACGGCGAGACCAAACCGGTGCGCCTGGCGGTAGAATTTGGTGGGCTCATGAAAGATCCGTGGGGAAACACCAAGGCGGGGCTTTCAATCACGGGTAAGCTCAACCGCAAGGATTGGGGCCTAACCTGGAATGCCGCGCTCGAAACCGGCGGCGTGCTTGTAAGTGAGGAAGTGAAACTCGCGATCGAGCTGCAATTCATTAAACAATAA